In one window of Verrucomicrobiia bacterium DNA:
- a CDS encoding NAD(P)-dependent oxidoreductase — translation MKVWVTGAGGLVGQALMAFGPPSPDWQVRGLTHEELELTDYRALGEAFRHDRPDLIIHAAALSRPWDCEAQPDRAWAVNVGVTAMLVDLLDEGRLIFISSEQVFDGRSGPYAEDAPVCPINVYGQTKAEAERHVLSRAQHAVVRLALTYGRSRSHNRAFNEEWEARWRQGETLRLFTDEYRCPIPAGVAAQAMWVLAAEPAARGVYHLAGAERLSRWEIGRLLAQRDPGATGLIQPACLQEWQGPPRPPDLHLTCERLQALLPFPLPAFSTWLATHSPRD, via the coding sequence ATGAAGGTGTGGGTGACGGGCGCGGGAGGCTTGGTGGGGCAAGCCCTCATGGCCTTTGGCCCGCCGTCGCCGGACTGGCAGGTGCGGGGCCTGACACATGAGGAGTTGGAACTCACGGATTATCGAGCGCTGGGGGAGGCCTTCCGGCACGACCGGCCTGATTTGATCATTCATGCTGCGGCGCTGAGCCGTCCCTGGGATTGCGAGGCTCAACCCGATCGGGCATGGGCCGTGAACGTGGGGGTGACGGCGATGCTGGTGGATTTGCTGGACGAGGGACGGCTGATCTTCATCTCCAGCGAGCAGGTTTTCGATGGCCGCAGCGGGCCTTACGCCGAGGATGCGCCGGTGTGCCCCATCAATGTTTATGGGCAGACGAAGGCGGAGGCCGAGCGCCATGTATTGTCCCGGGCCCAGCATGCGGTGGTGCGGCTGGCCCTGACGTACGGGCGCTCGCGCAGCCACAACCGGGCGTTTAACGAGGAGTGGGAGGCGCGGTGGCGGCAGGGCGAGACTTTGCGGTTGTTCACGGATGAGTATCGCTGTCCCATCCCCGCCGGGGTGGCGGCGCAGGCGATGTGGGTGTTGGCGGCGGAGCCTGCGGCCCGTGGGGTATATCATCTGGCGGGGGCTGAGCGGTTGTCGCGATGGGAAATTGGGCGTTTGCTGGCGCAACGGGACCCTGGGGCTACGGGGTTAATTCAACCGGCCTGTCTGCAGGAGTGGCAGGGGCCGCCGCGGCCGCCGGATTTGCATCTGACCTGCGAGCGTTTGCAGGCGTTGCTGCCTTTCCCGCTGCCGGCGTTTTCGACGTGGCTGGCTACGCATTCACCCAGGGATTGA
- a CDS encoding N-acetyl sugar amidotransferase codes for MRYCKRCVMPDTKPDLYLDEEGICNACRSYERRQAIDWDARKQELMGILDRYRSKDGRNWDCLIPVSGGKDSTFQVVRMKQLGLNPLCVTATTCDLSDIGRKNIQNLKNQGVDYVEFSPNPVVRRKLNRIGLMQVGDISWPEHVGIFTIPVRVAVQMNVPLIIWGENSQNEYGGPAAAAENNTLDRRWLEEFGGLLGLRVSDLIGLEGLQAKDLIPYTYPTDEELKRVGVTGLFLGYYLPWDGYSNALLSQAHGFTTYHTTVEGSLVNYENLDNHQTGIHDYFKFLKFGFGRATDLACLHVRRGRISRQDAIELVRLHDGKFPWSYLGKPLEKILEPLDITVEEFIKICDRFTNKKLFLKDAHGNLIKDKHGNLTKINYDNP; via the coding sequence CTGAGGTACTGCAAACGCTGTGTCATGCCGGACACCAAGCCGGACCTGTATTTGGACGAAGAAGGCATTTGCAATGCCTGCCGCAGTTATGAACGACGCCAGGCGATTGACTGGGACGCCCGCAAGCAGGAGCTGATGGGCATCCTGGACCGCTACCGCTCCAAAGACGGACGCAACTGGGATTGTCTCATCCCGGTCAGCGGCGGCAAGGACAGCACCTTCCAGGTGGTGCGTATGAAGCAGTTGGGCCTGAATCCGCTCTGTGTCACCGCCACTACCTGCGATTTGTCTGACATCGGCCGGAAAAATATTCAAAACCTCAAAAACCAGGGAGTGGATTACGTCGAATTCTCCCCCAACCCCGTCGTACGCCGCAAACTCAACCGCATCGGCCTCATGCAGGTAGGCGATATCTCCTGGCCGGAGCATGTGGGCATCTTTACCATCCCCGTCCGCGTGGCCGTCCAAATGAACGTGCCCCTGATCATCTGGGGGGAGAACTCTCAGAACGAGTACGGCGGCCCGGCCGCCGCCGCCGAAAACAACACCCTTGACCGGCGCTGGCTGGAAGAATTCGGCGGCCTGCTGGGCCTGCGCGTCTCGGACTTGATCGGGCTGGAAGGACTGCAGGCCAAAGACCTGATCCCCTACACTTACCCTACCGATGAGGAGTTAAAACGCGTCGGGGTCACCGGCTTGTTCCTGGGCTATTATCTCCCCTGGGATGGTTATTCCAACGCCCTGCTCTCGCAAGCCCATGGCTTCACCACCTATCATACCACGGTGGAAGGCAGCCTGGTGAATTACGAAAACCTGGACAATCACCAGACCGGCATCCACGATTACTTCAAGTTCCTGAAATTTGGCTTCGGCCGGGCCACCGACCTGGCGTGCTTGCACGTCCGCCGCGGGCGCATCTCCCGTCAGGATGCCATCGAGCTGGTGCGGTTGCATGACGGCAAATTCCCCTGGAGTTATCTGGGCAAACCGCTCGAAAAAATCCTCGAACCGCTGGACATCACGGTGGAGGAATTCATCAAAATCTGCGACCGTTTCACCAACAAAAAACTTTTCCTCAAAGACGCCCACGGCAACCTGATCAAGGACAAACACGGCAACCTGACCAAGATCAATTACGACAATCCTTGA
- a CDS encoding methyltransferase domain-containing protein translates to MSGYQTPQEAFWAGAFGNDYTQRNQGERLVACNASLFQRLLARAHPPASILELGANIGLNLIALRQLLPQARLAAVEINPEAVAHLRRLPEVEVFHESLLAFEPPQSYDLVFTKGVLIHIAPDQLPRVYDLMYRASRRYVALAEYYSPTPVSVPYRGHADRLFKRDFAGELLDRFPDLRLVDYGFVYRRDPQHPQDDLTWFLMEKTTRQPPDRD, encoded by the coding sequence ATGTCCGGGTATCAAACACCCCAGGAAGCCTTCTGGGCGGGCGCCTTTGGAAATGATTACACCCAACGTAATCAGGGCGAACGTCTGGTGGCCTGCAACGCCAGCTTGTTCCAGCGATTGCTGGCCCGGGCGCATCCGCCCGCCAGCATCCTCGAGCTGGGCGCCAACATTGGCTTGAATCTGATCGCCCTCCGGCAACTCCTGCCCCAAGCCCGTCTGGCAGCCGTGGAAATCAATCCCGAGGCCGTGGCCCACCTTCGCCGCTTGCCGGAAGTCGAGGTCTTCCACGAGTCGCTTCTGGCCTTCGAGCCGCCGCAGAGCTATGACCTGGTCTTCACCAAGGGAGTGCTGATTCACATTGCCCCCGACCAACTGCCCCGGGTGTACGACTTGATGTACCGCGCCAGCCGCCGTTACGTCGCCCTGGCCGAATATTACAGCCCCACGCCGGTCAGCGTGCCCTACCGCGGCCATGCCGACCGTCTGTTCAAGCGTGATTTTGCCGGGGAATTGCTGGATCGCTTTCCCGATTTGCGCCTGGTGGATTACGGCTTCGTTTATCGGCGTGATCCCCAGCACCCCCAGGATGATTTAACCTGGTTTTTAATGGAAAAAACCACCAGACAACCCCCTGACCGCGATTGA
- a CDS encoding 2-dehydropantoate 2-reductase, whose amino-acid sequence MKAAIVGCGAVGSFYGGLLHRTGVETHFLLRSDHATVAAQGVRILSVQGDWHFRPHPARRPEEIGPCDLVMIALKATANPTAFPALLPPLIKSDTLVLTLQNGLGNVEALAALAGPEKVLGGLCFVCLNRVAPGVIRHLAHGRMMLGEFQRPALPRTRALAARFQQAGVPCEVIDDLNLALWKKLVWNIPFNGLGVAGAAGYEAVITGRWEPSQPLGPCLPTRALLEDSRWLALVRELMLEVIGAARQLGLNIPEQWADENIARTRVMGDYYASTLLDFAQGRPLELEALFLEPWRRARAAGAECPRLTALCQILRQLDAARNATPPHPPSIPG is encoded by the coding sequence ATGAAAGCGGCCATTGTGGGTTGCGGCGCGGTCGGCAGTTTCTACGGGGGATTGCTGCATCGCACGGGGGTGGAAACCCACTTCCTTTTGCGCAGCGACCATGCCACCGTCGCCGCGCAGGGCGTGCGCATTCTGAGTGTCCAGGGCGACTGGCACTTCCGTCCCCATCCCGCCCGCCGCCCGGAGGAAATTGGTCCTTGCGACCTGGTGATGATCGCCTTGAAAGCCACGGCCAACCCCACCGCTTTTCCCGCCCTGCTGCCACCCTTGATCAAATCCGATACCCTGGTGCTTACTTTGCAGAACGGCCTGGGTAACGTGGAAGCCCTCGCTGCCCTGGCCGGCCCGGAAAAAGTCCTCGGCGGGCTGTGCTTCGTCTGCCTCAACCGCGTCGCTCCCGGCGTCATCCGGCATCTGGCCCACGGCCGCATGATGCTGGGTGAATTCCAACGCCCCGCCCTGCCCCGCACCCGGGCCTTGGCCGCACGCTTTCAACAAGCCGGAGTGCCCTGCGAGGTCATTGATGATTTGAATCTCGCGCTGTGGAAAAAACTGGTCTGGAACATCCCCTTCAACGGCCTCGGCGTGGCCGGCGCCGCCGGTTACGAGGCGGTCATCACGGGCCGATGGGAACCTTCGCAACCTCTTGGCCCCTGCCTGCCCACCCGCGCCCTCCTGGAAGATTCCCGCTGGCTGGCCCTGGTGCGGGAGCTGATGCTCGAGGTCATTGGAGCAGCCCGCCAGTTGGGCCTGAATATCCCGGAGCAATGGGCGGACGAAAACATCGCCCGCACGCGCGTCATGGGCGATTACTACGCCAGCACGCTGCTGGATTTTGCCCAAGGCCGTCCCTTGGAACTGGAGGCACTATTCCTGGAACCCTGGCGCCGCGCCCGCGCCGCCGGGGCCGAGTGTCCCCGCCTCACCGCCTTGTGCCAGATTTTGCGCCAACTGGATGCCGCAAGAAATGCGACGCCGCCCCATCCGCCTTCAATCCCTGGGTGA
- a CDS encoding class I SAM-dependent methyltransferase translates to MHIPDPREREVARRYFAPFLKHFHGCRSVVDIASGQGHFLELLKEAGISGTGIELDQELAHRSRQKGLQVIQGNFFEYLKTVAPGTYDAAHVSHIIEHFPPPQVEELFALLHRALPAGAPMVILTPNIANIRRAVGDFWRDPTHVRPYPISAVSKLLRRTGWEVIQSGEHTDRKPSLLRRLSYALRNALFGRYWVGDDVYVIARRGPDTPHTTS, encoded by the coding sequence ATGCACATTCCTGACCCCCGCGAACGTGAAGTCGCCCGGCGCTATTTCGCCCCTTTCCTAAAACACTTTCACGGCTGCCGGTCGGTGGTGGACATCGCCTCCGGTCAGGGACATTTCCTCGAATTATTAAAAGAGGCTGGCATCTCCGGCACGGGCATCGAGCTGGACCAGGAACTGGCCCATCGCAGCCGCCAAAAAGGGCTGCAGGTAATCCAGGGCAATTTCTTTGAATACCTGAAAACCGTGGCACCGGGCACGTACGACGCCGCCCATGTTTCGCACATCATCGAGCATTTTCCCCCGCCCCAGGTGGAGGAACTTTTCGCCCTCCTGCACCGCGCCCTGCCTGCCGGGGCGCCCATGGTCATTCTCACCCCCAACATCGCCAACATCCGCCGCGCCGTGGGCGATTTCTGGCGCGACCCCACCCATGTGCGCCCTTACCCCATCTCCGCCGTGTCCAAATTGCTCCGGCGCACCGGCTGGGAAGTGATCCAGTCCGGCGAGCACACCGACCGCAAGCCTTCCCTGCTGCGCCGCCTCAGTTACGCGCTGCGCAATGCCTTGTTTGGCCGCTACTGGGTGGGGGACGATGTCTATGTGATTGCCCGCCGCGGCCCCGACACGCCACACACCACAAGCTGA
- a CDS encoding serine/threonine protein kinase, which produces MSALFTIQSEFRYDIVRKIFEGGMGIVYEAEQHGARGFVKRIAIKVIRQHYASQKLFIENFIGEAKLVADLIHTNIVQTYHLGEARGIYFIAMELIRGVNLEQFVQQLQEKNRVLPVELAVFIVSRVARGLAYAHAKTDKDGRPLGIVHRDVSFKNIMIAFEGDVKLSDFGIAKARGFLTDNEGEVIAGKADYMSPEQADFKITDKRSDIFSAGIVLAQLLLGYNIFKGENPEASRQKVLNMPIPDFRKLDPRINDRLNEILHRALARDLAQRYPTADELLYDLEHFIYHTGYGPTNETIGRFIRELFGQAPPTPVSDTAVTMVVDRSDKFPTRL; this is translated from the coding sequence ATGTCGGCGTTGTTTACGATTCAAAGCGAATTTCGCTACGACATCGTCCGCAAAATTTTTGAGGGCGGGATGGGGATCGTTTATGAGGCCGAGCAGCATGGGGCCCGCGGATTTGTCAAGCGCATCGCCATCAAGGTCATCCGACAGCATTATGCCAGTCAGAAGCTGTTCATTGAGAATTTCATCGGGGAGGCCAAGCTGGTGGCGGATTTGATTCATACCAACATTGTTCAGACGTATCATTTGGGGGAGGCGCGGGGGATATATTTCATCGCGATGGAGCTGATCCGGGGGGTGAATCTGGAGCAGTTCGTGCAGCAGTTGCAGGAAAAGAACCGGGTGCTGCCGGTGGAGCTGGCGGTGTTCATTGTGAGCCGGGTGGCGCGTGGTCTGGCTTACGCGCACGCCAAGACCGACAAGGACGGGCGTCCCCTGGGAATTGTGCACCGGGACGTGAGCTTCAAGAACATCATGATTGCCTTTGAGGGGGATGTGAAGCTGAGCGATTTTGGCATAGCCAAGGCGCGGGGGTTTCTGACCGACAACGAAGGGGAGGTGATTGCAGGCAAGGCCGACTATATGAGTCCGGAGCAGGCGGATTTCAAGATCACCGACAAGCGGTCAGATATTTTCTCGGCGGGGATCGTGCTGGCGCAGTTGCTGTTGGGGTACAACATTTTCAAGGGGGAGAATCCCGAGGCTTCGCGCCAGAAGGTGTTGAACATGCCCATTCCGGATTTCCGCAAACTGGATCCACGCATCAATGACCGGCTGAACGAGATTCTGCATCGCGCCCTGGCCCGTGATTTGGCGCAGCGTTATCCCACGGCTGACGAGCTGTTGTATGATTTGGAGCATTTCATCTACCATACCGGCTACGGCCCCACCAATGAGACGATTGGCCGGTTTATTCGCGAGCTGTTTGGGCAGGCGCCGCCCACGCCGGTGAGCGACACGGCGGTGACAATGGTGGTGGATCGCTCGGACAAATTCCCCACGCGGTTGTGA
- a CDS encoding carbon-nitrogen hydrolase, whose amino-acid sequence MKKTFSSPRVTLGLIQTASSPDPGENTSVTLAAARRAARDGAQILCTQELYRSPYFCQSEDARHFALAEPIPGPSTAAWQKLARQLRVVVVASLFERRAPGLYHNTAIVVDADGTLLGRYRKMHIPDDPLYYEKYYFTPGDLGYRAWATRYGKIGVLICWDQWYPEAARLTALQGAEILFYPTAIGWHPAEKAAVGQRQHEAWETIQRAHAIANGCYVAAVNRVGHERPAGGDGLEFWGQSFVAGPDGAVLARAAVDKPENLVVTVDLGRLDEVRTAWPFLRDRRIDSYGPLTQRFLEGHG is encoded by the coding sequence ATGAAAAAAACTTTTTCCTCCCCTCGTGTCACTTTGGGTTTGATCCAGACGGCGAGTTCGCCGGATCCGGGGGAGAACACGTCGGTCACGCTGGCGGCGGCCCGGCGCGCGGCGCGGGATGGGGCGCAAATCCTCTGCACGCAGGAGCTTTATCGCTCGCCGTATTTTTGTCAGAGCGAGGATGCGCGGCATTTTGCGCTGGCCGAGCCGATCCCCGGGCCCAGCACGGCGGCGTGGCAGAAGCTGGCGCGGCAGTTGCGGGTGGTGGTGGTGGCCTCGTTGTTTGAGCGCCGGGCACCGGGTTTGTATCACAACACCGCGATTGTGGTGGATGCCGACGGCACGCTGCTGGGGCGCTACCGCAAGATGCACATCCCCGATGATCCGTTGTATTACGAGAAATACTATTTCACGCCCGGGGATCTGGGGTATCGGGCCTGGGCCACCCGGTATGGGAAGATCGGGGTGCTGATATGCTGGGATCAATGGTATCCCGAAGCGGCGCGATTGACGGCGCTGCAAGGGGCTGAAATTTTATTTTATCCCACGGCCATCGGCTGGCATCCGGCGGAGAAGGCGGCGGTGGGGCAGCGGCAGCATGAGGCCTGGGAGACCATCCAGCGGGCGCATGCGATAGCCAATGGCTGTTACGTGGCTGCGGTCAACCGGGTGGGACATGAGCGGCCGGCCGGGGGGGATGGTCTGGAGTTTTGGGGGCAAAGTTTTGTGGCGGGGCCGGACGGCGCAGTGCTGGCGCGGGCGGCGGTGGACAAGCCCGAAAATTTGGTGGTGACGGTGGATTTGGGGAGGTTGGACGAGGTCCGCACGGCGTGGCCTTTTTTGCGAGATCGTCGCATAGACAGTTACGGGCCGCTGACGCAGCGGTTCCTGGAGGGGCACGGATGA
- a CDS encoding imidazole glycerol phosphate synthase cyclase subunit, with amino-acid sequence MLKTRVIPTLLWKGAGLVKGVAFDSWRRVGTVLPAIKVYNTREVDELVLLDINGTREQREPDYESVAEYSAECFVPLTVGGGVRTLEHIQKLLEAGADKVAINSAAYQHPQLVQEGARHFGSQCIVASVDVRRHPTGRYECFSHCGQQPTGQEPVAWARRLQDLGAGEILLTRVERDGTFEGYDLELIEQVAQAVTIPVIASGGAGSYVHLLQALQKGASAVAAASIFHFTEQTPKEAKAFLASHGIRVRQTTPL; translated from the coding sequence ATGCTTAAAACACGCGTCATACCGACCTTGTTGTGGAAAGGGGCCGGCCTGGTCAAGGGGGTGGCCTTCGACAGTTGGCGGCGCGTGGGTACCGTCCTGCCGGCCATCAAGGTCTATAACACCCGGGAGGTGGACGAGCTGGTGCTCCTGGACATCAATGGAACGCGCGAGCAGCGCGAGCCGGATTATGAGTCCGTGGCCGAATACTCGGCCGAGTGTTTTGTTCCCCTGACGGTGGGCGGAGGCGTGCGGACCCTCGAGCATATTCAGAAATTGCTGGAGGCCGGGGCGGACAAGGTGGCCATCAACTCGGCGGCCTACCAGCACCCGCAACTGGTGCAAGAGGGCGCGCGACACTTCGGCTCGCAATGCATTGTGGCCTCGGTGGACGTTCGACGCCATCCCACGGGCCGCTACGAGTGCTTCAGCCATTGCGGCCAGCAACCCACCGGCCAGGAGCCGGTGGCTTGGGCTCGCCGGTTGCAGGATTTGGGCGCCGGCGAAATCCTGCTGACCCGTGTCGAGCGCGATGGCACCTTTGAGGGATACGATCTCGAATTGATCGAACAAGTGGCCCAGGCCGTGACCATCCCCGTCATCGCCAGCGGGGGAGCTGGCTCTTATGTCCACCTGCTACAGGCGCTCCAAAAAGGCGCCTCCGCCGTGGCCGCTGCCAGCATCTTTCATTTCACCGAGCAAACCCCCAAGGAAGCCAAGGCCTTCCTGGCCAGTCATGGTATCCGGGTGCGGCAAACCACCCCCTTGTAA
- a CDS encoding glycosyltransferase codes for MAGHVIFLQRRTHRAGAQTCLARLLRHPAMQKWNPVLVCEDEGWLAQTCRKAGVRVLVNPFPSARTLAGRLWRNQAFAGQVAAQLRRHRWTPQLVHANDHWDALLGLTLARRLHVPSAVFLRSPGMKPEDYDKYGCREMDLVIAVGDELQQRAQNWDMGRGILLIHDGLEAAEQLPPKPRPASFPPKILVLGSPLDWKGWADLTEALWLLQQDGNLPPIQWDFTGDRPDPARNNLKLERLTTGQFHFLGRVEEFRELVRQYDLALQTSWHESFGMAALETLFAGVPLLSTRVGVIEQVLEAPAFLVPPRRPAILAQALQHLMQHWPTLDPGVEKAQQLIRARFLIDYAVDKLLRAYADQLGLIPP; via the coding sequence ATGGCCGGTCACGTCATCTTTTTGCAACGCCGCACCCACCGCGCGGGGGCTCAGACCTGCCTGGCCCGCCTGCTCCGCCATCCGGCCATGCAAAAGTGGAATCCCGTGCTGGTGTGCGAAGACGAAGGCTGGCTGGCTCAAACGTGCCGCAAGGCCGGCGTGAGGGTGCTGGTGAATCCTTTTCCCAGCGCGCGCACGCTGGCCGGACGGCTCTGGCGCAATCAGGCCTTCGCCGGGCAGGTGGCCGCGCAACTGCGCCGCCATCGCTGGACCCCCCAGTTGGTGCACGCCAATGATCATTGGGACGCCTTGCTGGGATTGACTCTGGCCCGCCGCCTGCACGTCCCATCAGCCGTGTTCTTGCGCTCTCCCGGCATGAAGCCGGAAGACTATGACAAATACGGCTGCCGCGAAATGGACCTGGTGATCGCTGTCGGTGATGAATTACAACAACGGGCCCAAAACTGGGACATGGGGCGTGGCATCCTGCTCATCCATGATGGACTGGAAGCCGCTGAACAGCTCCCCCCCAAACCCCGGCCGGCCAGTTTCCCCCCAAAAATCCTGGTGCTCGGTAGCCCCCTGGATTGGAAAGGCTGGGCGGACCTCACCGAAGCCCTCTGGCTTTTACAGCAGGACGGAAACCTTCCTCCCATTCAGTGGGACTTTACCGGCGACCGCCCTGATCCCGCCCGCAACAATCTCAAGTTGGAGCGGCTGACCACCGGCCAGTTCCACTTTCTGGGACGGGTGGAGGAATTCCGCGAGCTGGTGCGGCAATATGACCTGGCCCTCCAGACAAGCTGGCACGAGAGCTTTGGCATGGCTGCTCTGGAAACCTTGTTTGCCGGCGTCCCCCTCCTCAGCACTCGCGTGGGCGTGATTGAGCAGGTGCTCGAAGCGCCGGCTTTTCTGGTGCCCCCCCGGCGGCCCGCCATCCTGGCGCAAGCTCTGCAGCACCTGATGCAACATTGGCCCACGCTGGATCCGGGGGTGGAAAAAGCCCAGCAACTCATTCGTGCCCGTTTCCTGATTGATTACGCTGTGGACAAACTCCTTCGCGCCTACGCGGACCAACTGGGGTTGATACCGCCTTAA
- the hisH gene encoding imidazole glycerol phosphate synthase subunit HisH yields the protein MKALVINVGMGNLGSVRRALEECGAEVRVSSRPEDLAWADRIILPGVGAFATGMQRLHQAGWVSALRQALANPRVRLLGICLGMQLLAGSGEEGGLTPGLGCIPGHVSRLQVQETRERLPHVGWNEVHPTRPHWLWDGIPDGTDFYFVHSYHLLPAQAGDTLATTPYAGGFVSVVGHGNILGVQFHPEKSGRPGFQLLRNFLAFPADHA from the coding sequence TTGAAGGCACTGGTCATCAACGTGGGCATGGGCAACCTCGGCAGCGTGCGCCGCGCCTTGGAGGAGTGCGGCGCCGAAGTCCGGGTTTCCAGCCGGCCGGAGGACCTCGCCTGGGCCGACCGGATCATTCTGCCCGGCGTGGGGGCCTTCGCCACCGGCATGCAACGCCTCCACCAAGCCGGATGGGTGTCCGCCTTGCGCCAGGCGCTGGCCAACCCCCGCGTGCGCCTGCTGGGCATCTGCCTGGGCATGCAACTCCTGGCCGGCAGCGGCGAGGAAGGCGGCTTGACCCCCGGCCTGGGCTGCATCCCGGGCCATGTCAGCCGCTTGCAGGTCCAGGAGACACGGGAGCGCCTCCCCCATGTGGGATGGAATGAAGTGCATCCCACCCGTCCCCATTGGCTGTGGGACGGCATCCCCGACGGCACCGATTTCTATTTCGTGCACAGTTATCACCTGCTGCCGGCCCAGGCCGGGGACACCTTGGCTACCACCCCCTATGCCGGCGGATTTGTTTCCGTGGTGGGTCATGGAAACATCCTGGGCGTGCAATTCCACCCGGAAAAAAGCGGCCGCCCCGGTTTTCAACTGTTACGTAATTTTTTGGCCTTCCCGGCCGACCATGCTTAA
- the argA gene encoding amino-acid N-acetyltransferase: MKPTDLRGILQYIPQFREKTFVLAVDGAIVTDENFANLLLDIAVLRSLSIRVVLVHGASAQIRSLAAEQGLTPSDLEGSGITDAATLRLALTAANRLSHEILEGLAATDLRAVCPNALVAHPLGILHGIDHQFTGKIERVDVELLQTLLAQGIIPVLPPLGFDGDGHTFRVNSDMVAAEVATALKAVKLVFLTTTDGLIVRGQLVRQMPVADLESILALRKQDVAPESLSKALFAAQACRQGIPRVHIINGRVDEGLLAEVFSNEGIGTLIYANEYQQIRRAMKKDIRTILLLTRKSVELEELVKRTRPMIEKQLGDYYLFEIDGNPVACVALHVYEDQKKGELACLCVSPSHENQGIGRKLIQFVENRARELGLQELFALSTQAFAYFQSKAGFQEGSPEDLPPARREKYEQSGRRSKILLKKLR; this comes from the coding sequence GTGAAACCGACGGATCTTCGGGGCATCTTGCAGTACATCCCGCAGTTTCGGGAAAAAACTTTCGTCCTCGCAGTGGACGGCGCCATTGTCACGGACGAAAATTTTGCCAACCTGCTGCTGGACATTGCTGTCTTGCGCTCCCTCAGCATCCGGGTGGTGCTGGTCCATGGCGCTTCGGCGCAAATCCGCTCGCTGGCCGCCGAGCAGGGCCTCACCCCCAGCGACCTGGAAGGCTCGGGCATCACCGACGCCGCCACGCTGCGGCTGGCCTTGACCGCCGCCAACCGGCTGAGCCATGAAATTTTGGAGGGGCTCGCCGCCACGGATTTGCGGGCCGTCTGCCCCAACGCCCTGGTAGCCCACCCCCTGGGCATCCTGCATGGCATAGACCATCAATTCACCGGCAAAATCGAGCGGGTGGATGTTGAACTGCTGCAAACCCTCCTGGCCCAGGGCATCATTCCCGTCCTGCCACCCCTGGGCTTTGATGGGGACGGCCACACCTTCCGCGTCAACAGCGACATGGTGGCCGCCGAAGTCGCCACCGCCCTCAAGGCGGTCAAACTCGTCTTCCTTACCACCACCGATGGCCTGATCGTCCGCGGCCAGTTGGTGCGGCAAATGCCGGTGGCCGACCTCGAGAGCATCCTCGCTCTCCGCAAACAGGATGTCGCCCCGGAGTCTTTGTCCAAAGCCCTCTTTGCCGCGCAGGCCTGCCGCCAGGGCATCCCACGGGTGCACATCATCAATGGGCGCGTGGACGAAGGACTGCTGGCCGAGGTGTTCTCCAACGAAGGCATTGGCACCTTGATCTATGCCAATGAATACCAGCAAATCCGGCGGGCCATGAAAAAGGACATCCGCACCATCCTCCTGCTCACGCGCAAATCGGTGGAACTGGAGGAGCTTGTCAAGCGCACCCGGCCCATGATTGAAAAACAACTGGGCGATTACTACCTCTTCGAAATTGACGGCAACCCCGTGGCCTGCGTGGCGCTCCACGTGTACGAGGACCAGAAAAAGGGCGAGCTCGCCTGCCTCTGCGTCAGCCCCTCCCATGAAAATCAGGGCATTGGCCGCAAGCTTATCCAGTTTGTCGAAAACCGCGCCCGGGAACTTGGTTTGCAGGAACTTTTTGCACTGTCCACGCAGGCCTTTGCCTACTTCCAGTCCAAGGCCGGCTTCCAGGAGGGCAGCCCCGAGGACCTGCCACCGGCTCGCCGGGAGAAGTACGAGCAAAGCGGGCGGCGCTCCAAAATCCTGCTCAAAAAGCTGCGCTAA
- a CDS encoding HU family DNA-binding protein: MAKALTKSALAAALAEKAGITKKQANIVLVELAQLAYKNAKNTFTLPGIGKLVLVNRKARQGRNPATGEIIQIPAKKVVKFRVAKACKDAVLGKK; this comes from the coding sequence ATGGCTAAAGCACTTACCAAGTCGGCGTTGGCGGCGGCTCTCGCTGAAAAGGCGGGCATCACCAAGAAGCAAGCGAACATCGTACTGGTGGAGCTGGCTCAACTGGCGTACAAAAACGCCAAAAACACCTTCACCCTGCCCGGCATTGGCAAGCTGGTGCTGGTGAATCGCAAGGCGCGGCAGGGCCGTAATCCGGCCACGGGTGAGATCATTCAGATCCCGGCCAAGAAAGTGGTGAAGTTCCGCGTGGCCAAGGCCTGCAAGGACGCCGTGTTGGGCAAGAAATAA